The genomic window GGCCGGTGAGCCGCGAGGCGCCGCCGGCGCGGCCTCGGGTGGTCTCCGTGGGCGCGCTCACCGCCGGCGGCAGCGGCAAGACGCCCGTCGTGCTGTCCCTGGCGGAGGGCCTGCTGGCACGCGGATATCGTACCGCGATCGTTTCCCGGGGATACGGTTCCGGCGCGGCCGGGCCGCTGATCGTCGACGCCGCGGACCCGAGCTGCGGGGACGAGGCCCGCATGCTCGCCGGCAGCCTGTCCGGCTGCACCGTCGTGCAGGCGCGCGACATGGCTGCGGGACTGCGTATGCTGCGGCAACGGCGGCCGGACACCGAGATCGTGGTGCTCGAGGACGGCCACCAGTGCGCCGGCGCGGGGCGCCATCTGGACGTGTTGATCCTGGACCGCTGGCGCACGGTGGGGCGCGGGCTCGTGCCAGAAACCGGCTTGCGTCTACCCTGGGGACCCTACCGGGAGGATGCGACCGGCGCAGCCCGGGCGGCCGTCTGGCTGTTGTCCCTGCGGGAAGGCGAGGCGTCCCCCGCGCAGCCTGAAGGTGGTCCGGACATGCTGGGTTTCGTCCGCCGCGCGTCGCTGCCGGGAGGCGTAGCGACGCCGGCGGAGATGCCGTACGGTGTGGTGAGCGGGATTGCCGCGCCGGAGCGTTTCGAGGCGGATTGCGCGTTCCTGTGCGGAGGGGAGCCGGCGGTGATCGCGAGATACGACGATCACGCCGCATTTTCCGGCGGCGATGTCGACGATCTGCTCGCGGTCGGGGCAGGGGCCGGCGCACGTTGCTGGCTGACCACGGCCAAGGACCGCGTGAAGCTGTCCCCGCTCTGGCCTCTGCGAGCTCCGCAGCTGCATGTCGTGGCGCTGGAGCTGGTCTGGCGCAGCCCGTCCATCCTCGTCGAAACGGTCCTGTCGCGACTGGAGGCTTGATACCGTGCAGCGCTGCGAACCCGTCATCTCGCGACATCTGGTGATCGGGTCCGGCATCGCGGGCCTGCAGTTCGCCCTGCTCGCCGCCGAGCAGGGCGAGGTGCGTGTCGTGACCAAGAAGGAATCCTTCGAGAGCAACACCAACTACGCCCAGGGCGGGATCGCCGCCGTGCTCTCCCCCCTCGACGATTTCGAGCTCCATGTCCAGGACACCCTCGTCGCCGGGGACGGCCTGTGCGACGAGGCGGTCGTGCGCGCCATGGTGAACGCCGCGCCGCGGCTCATCGAGCGGTTGCTGGAGTACGGCGTACGCTTCACCCGGACGGAGGGGGGCGCTTCCTACGCGCTGGGCCGCGAGGGCGGCCATTCCCGCAACCGCATCGTCCACGCCGCCGATCTCACCGGCCGCGAGCTGGAGAAGTGCCTGCTCGAAGCCTGCCGCAATCATCCCCGTATCAAGCTGGACGAGAACCACGTGGGTCTCGACCTGATCATGGGAAGCGACCTGGCCGGCACGGGACTGCCGGCGGATCGGGTGGCGGGCTGCTGGGTGCTGGACCGTCAGTCCCTGACCTCGACGCCCTACCTGTCTGATGTGATCACGCTCGCTACCGGCGGCTGCGGCAAGGTCTACGCCTATACGTCGAATCCGGACATCGCCACCGGCGACGGCATGGCCATGGCCTATCGCGCCGGCGCCGTCCTGTCCAACCTGGAGTTCGTGCAATTCCATCCGACCTGTCTCTATCACCCCGAAGCCAAGAGCTTCCTGATCTCCGAGGCCGTCCGGGGGGAAGGCGCCCATCTGGTCAACAGCCGCGGCGAGCGGTTCATGTCCCGCTACGATCCCCGGCAGGAACTGGCGCCCCGGGACGTCGTGGCGCGCTCGATCGACCAGGAGCTCAAGCTGACCGGCGAACCCTGCGTGTACCTGGACCTGCGCCACCTGGACAGGGATTTCGTGAACGGGAGATTCCCGAATCTGACCCGGACCTGCCGCCGCTTCGGCATCGACATGGCTGGAGAGCCCGTGCCGGTCGTGCCGGCCGCCCATTACATGTGCGGGGGCGTCAGGATCGACCCCGACGGCCGGACGAGCCTGACGGGTCTGCTGGCCATCGGCGAGGTGGCCTGTTCGGGCGTCCACGGCGCCAACCGTCTGGCCAGCAATTCACTGCTGGAAGCCGTCTACTTCGCCGAGCGGGCTTCCCGGGCGGCGGTGGAGATCGCAGCGGACGTCACAGCGTCATCCGGTGCCCGCTCCGTGCGCGTGGACGGAAGCCTCGGGGTCGAAAAAGGGCCGGAAGCCATGGTCCTAGAACACGACTGGGACGTGGTCCGGCGGGTCATGTGGGACTATGTGGGTATCGTACGCTCCCGCAACCGGCTCGACATCGCGCTGGACCGGATCCGCAACATCCGGGCCACGGTGGAGGCGGTGTACCGCGCCGCCCTGCCCAGCCCGGACCTGGTCGAGCTGCGGAACATCGCGCTGAACGCCGAGTTGATCGTGATCAGCGCGCTGTCACGGCAGGAGAGCCGCGGGCTGCATTACACGCTGGATCATCCGGGCAAGTCGGACGTCGCCGCGGATACGCTCGTGGGCGCCGGTACCGCCTTGCAGGCCATGGCCTGCGACGGGACCACGCCGGGATGAGCTGGCACGAGACAGCATTCGGGAGCCACTACGCCTGGCTCTACGCCCACCGCGATGCGGCGGAGGCGGCGGCCTGCATCGACGCCCTGGCCGGGATCCTGCCGCTGGCAGAGGGGATCGTGCTGGACCTGGGCTGCGGGGAAGGCCGCCATCTCGCCCCGCTGGGGCAACGCTGCCCGCGCGGGGCCGTCGGCGTCGATCTTTCGCCCGCGCTGCTGCGCAACGCCCGGGCGCTGACGGTCGGCGCGCCGCCTCTGGGCCTGATACGTGCCGACATGCGGAGCCTGCCCTTCGGCGGCGGCGTCTTCCGGACGGTGGTGTCCCTGTTCACATCGTTCGGTTATTTCGGAGGTCTCGAAGATCACCGGGACCTGCTCGCCGGCATCGCCCGCGTCCTCGCACCGGGCGGGCGCTGGTGCCTGGATTACCTGAACTGCCGCCAGGTGCGGCGGGACATGGCGGAGCCGCGGACCGCCACCGTGCGCGAGGCGGGACCCTGCCGGGTGACCGAGACCAAGCGCCTGGACCCGGACGGCGACCGCATCCTCAAGCGTGTCGAGATCGCCCCCTTGCCTGGCCGGCGGGACCAGGCCGCCGCCCTGGGCATTCCGGAAACGGGCCTCGCATACACCGAGGCGGTCGCGCTCTTCGAGCCCGAGGAGCTGGACGCCCTGGCTTCGAGCGTCGGCCTGGAGCGGTGCGGTGCCCTAGGCGGCTACGACGGCCGCGCCTTCGCGCCCGATGCGGCGGCGCGCTGGATCCTGGTCTACGGAAAGGACCGTCTGTCGTGAGGATGAGTACATGACCGGCCGGACTTATCCCGTCGCGCGCGGCGCCCCGCTCGCGGCAGTGCCGGACTTGCCGAGCCTGATGATCGACTGGGTGACGGGCGCCGCCTCTTTAGTCGGTGCGACCGCGGAGTGGCGCACCTGTCTGGAATCCCCATCGCCGTCCACTCCGGCGCCGGCCTGGTCCGACACAGCGTGGCGAGACGCCTGGTGGGACGATTTCGCGGCCGATCTGCCCGACGACGAAGCCGTGTCGATCTGCCGCAGCAACGTGGCGGCGCTGGCCGCCGGCGCGGCCGACGTGATCGTCACCGGGCAGCAACCCGGTTTTCTGGGCGGGCCGCTCTACACGCTGTACAAGGCGGCGGCATGCATAGCCGCAGCCGAGGCGCGCAGTGCCGCCGGACGCCCCACCGTGCCGCTCTTCTGGTCCGGCGACGACGACGACGATCTGCGCGAGGCGTTCGCGCCACGTCTCTACGATCCCCGTCGCCGGGCCATCCTGCGTCCGGTCGCGCCGATCCCGGCGGCGTCCCTGTCGGTGGGCGCCCTGCCGGCCTCGCTGGCCGGCGCCGGGGAGGCCGCGTGGCTCGCGGAACGGGCCGCGCATGAACCGCTGGCCCGCCGTCTCGCCGGGATCTGGCAGTCGGCCATCGCCGGCCGACAAACCTGGGGCCGTCTCCACCGGCGCGCCCTGCTGCTGCTGTTCGGTCGCAGCGGCATGCTGGCGCTTTCCGGCGGCGACGCCCGCCTCCATGCCGCGGCGGCACCACTGTACGCACGGATCCTGCAGGACGAGGCCGGCTTGGCGGCCCGCGCCGCGCAGAGGGGAGATCGGCTCGTCGCGGACGGATACCACGCCCAGATCGCAGAGGGGTCCCTGGCGAGACCGTTCAGCGTTGCCGTCGACGGGCAACGCCGGCGCCTGGGCGATAAGAACGCCCGCCCCTCGGACCCGGCGTCGCTGCGACCAGGCGTGCTGTTCCGCTCTCCCGTACAGGACTGGCTCTTCCGTCCGGCGGGCGTCGTGGTGGGGCCCGGCGAATTGTCGTACCTGAAGCAGACGGAGCCCGTGTACGAGGCGCTGGAAATGCCACGGCCGCCGCTGGTGCCGCGTCTCTTCTGTACACTGACCCAGGATGCGGCGGCGGGATCCCGTTCCGACGCGCCGGTCCACGGGGCCGCCTCGGCGGCCGCGCTCACACGCGTGGACGGCGTGGCGGCGGAGTCTCTCACGGACGTGTTGCGCGAGACGTTCGGTCTCACCGCGGCCGAGGCCCGGGACGTCGCAGCGCCGAACCTGAAGCGTTGGTCCGCGCGCAACAGCGCACTGTTCGACCGGCTCGCCGGGACGGGCGACGGACCGGACGGGCGCCCGGCGTGGGTCGCGCCCGGTGCGCGACGCCAGGAACGCGTGCTGGCCATGCACTGGGCCACGGCCCTCTGGGGGGAGACGCTGACGGATGCCGTGCTGGCGGCGGCGCAGGCTCATCTGGCCTCCGGGGCGGCAGGGGAGTGGGCGGACTGGCGAATCGTCGTCGGCGCCGCCGGAAGCGAAAGGAACGAGACATGAACGATGTCGCGGCACGTTGCGATCTGCTCTGCATCTCACCGCACAGCGACGACGCCGAGATCGCTCTGGGCGGGACCGTGCGCCGTCTGGCCGACGCCGGCCGAGCGGTTTGGCTCTGCGATCTGACGCGCGGCGAACTGGGTTCCAACGGCACGCCGGAGCTCAGATGGCGCGAGGCGACCGCCGCCGCGGAGATCCTGGGCGTCGCCGGGCGTCTCCAGTACGACCTGCCCGACGGTTTCATCTCGGAACACGACGCGTCACAGGTGGCGGTCGTGACGGACGTGATCCGCAGGCTGCGCCCGCGCTGGGTGGTGGCCGCCCCCATGCCCAACCGCCACCCGGACCACCGGGCGGTTCCCGGCCTGGTGCGCAAGGGGGCCTTCATGGCGCGCCTGGCCGCCTGGCTGCCCGCCGGGTCCGGGGCTCGGGTCTGGCCGGAGGGGACGCCTCTGCCGGAACCGGCAGGGCGTTGGGAATGCGAGGCTGTCTGCACGGTCTGTCCCCCCGGGGACAGACCCGACGCCTATTTCGACGTGAGCGGCGTGTGGGAGGCCAAGATCGCGGCCCTGCGTTGCTACGCCAGCCAGTTCGAGCCCGGAGCGGGCGCTCGCACCACCCTGATCAACGATCCCGCGTTCCTGCAGGAGGTCGAGCGTTGGGCGCGCGGGTGGGGCTTCCGTGCGGGCGTCGAACTGGCGGAGGCCCTGCGCGTCGAAGCCGCTCCCGTGTACAGGGACCTGCCGACGGAGCGCTGGTCGTGAACCGCTTGCCGGTGATCGGAATCACCTGCTATCCGTCCGCAGGCGGCAGCGGCATCGTCGCCAGCGAGCTGGGGCTCAACCTCGCCCGCCGCGGCTACGAGGTGCACTTCATCACCGACGCCATGCCGGTCCGGCTGCAGCGGTACGAGCGGAACATCTTCTTCCACCAGGTGGAAGCGGTCTCCTACCCGGTCTTCCGGCACACGCCCTACACCCTGGCCCTGGCGACCAAGATGTGCGAGGTGGCCCGTCACCACGGCCTGGACATCCTGCACGTCCATTACGCCATCCCCCACGCCGCCAGCGCCTACCTGGCCCGCTGCATGCTCGGCCGGGAGAACATCGCCATCATCACGACGCTGCACGGTACCGACATCACCCTGGTCGGCCAGGAGCCGTCCTATTTCGAGATGACCCGCTTCCTGATCGCCGAGAGCGACGCGGTGACCGCCGTGAGCACCTCGCTGAGGGAAGAGACCGCCCGCATTTTCGGTTGCGCGCGCGAGATCGAGGTCATTCCCAACTTCGTCGACCCGCGGCGCTTCAGGCCCCGCCTCGACCTCGATCGCGGCGCGTACGCCTCCCGGGACGAGAAGCTTATCCTGCACGCTTCGAATTTCCGCCCGGTGAAGAACATTCCCAACGTGCTGCGCGTCTTCGCCGGGATCACCGCCAAGGTGCCCAGCCGGCTGCTGTTGCTGGGCGAGGGACCCGAGCGGGGCCCGGCCGAGCGGCTGGCGGTGGAACTGGGCGTGAGGGACCGGGTCACCTTCCTGGGCCAGCTCGAGAACCTGGAGGATCTGCTGGCAGTGGCCGATCTGACCCTGCTGCCCTCGCGGCACGAGTCCTTCGGCCTGGTGGCGCTGGAGTCGATGGCCTGCGGCACGCCCGTCATCGCGACGAACGTCGGCGGCACAAGCGAGTTCATCGAGGATGGGCACAACAGCTTCCTGTGCGACCCGGACGAGATCGATCTCTGGGTCGCCACGGCGACGCGGCTGCTGCGGGACGACGCGCTGTACCGGCAGATCGCCGACGACGGGCTGCGCGACGCGGTGGCGCGTTTCGGAACACCCTGCGTGATCAAGCTCTACGTTCAGCTCTACGATAGATTGCTCGCGCAGCGGGGCGCCTGAGCCGCAGGGAACTCCCGGCGGCCGCTCCCGTTTCACCGCGACGGCCGCGCAATCCGGCCTTGCCGCCGGGGGCCGGGGTGGTACATTGCTGGGGACGGACCGGTGCAACGGTCGTCCCTGCCAGAAGGAGCTGACATGGTTCATACCGCTTTCCTGGCCGCGCTGGGAGCCTCGGAGATGATGGGCCTGCTGCGCGACACGACCCTGCTGGGCAAGACCATCTTGCTCATCCTGTTCCTGCTGTCGGTCATGTCGTGGGCGGTCATGATCGACAAGGCCCGCACCCTGTCCGCGATCCGCAAGGGGCACGCCAAGTTCTGGCGTCTTTGCGAAACATGGCTCGAGCGCGGCGGGGGCTCCGCCGACCTCGACGGATGGTGCCGCGGGCGCGAGGATCTGCCCCTGGCCAACCTCTGGCTGGAGGGGCGCAGCCAGCAGTCCCCCGCCGCCGTGCGCCGCGCCGCCGAACGCGTGGCCTACGCCGAGATCGAGGCGCTCGAGCGTTACCTGATCGTCCTGTCGACCACGGTCACCATCGCGCCGTTCCTGGGCCTCATGGGCACCGTCTGGGGCATCATGCAGGCCTTCTGGGACATGGCGGCCATGCGCAGCGCCAATCTCACCGTGGTGGCGCCCGGCATCGCCGAGGCGCTGATCACGACCATCGCCGGGCTCTCGGCGGCCATTCCGGCCGTGGTCTTCTACAACCTGTTCGTGCGCAAGATCGACCTGATCGGGAACGAGCTGGAGCGCCTGCGCACCCTGCTCGAGGAAGCCGCGCCGCAAACCGCGCGAAACACGGAACGCGACCATGCTCCCCGCCGGCCCGAGACCCACGAGAAGGAGCGGATCCGATGAAAAGGCGGTCGGCGTACCGCAGCCTCTCGGAGATCAACATCACCTCGCTGGTGGACGTCACGCTCTGCCTGTTGATCATCTTCATGCTGACCGCGCCCTATATCCAGGGCGGCGTGGAGGTGAACCTGCCCCGCACGGAGACGCGCGAGGTCGTGGTGGAGGAGGGGCCGATCGTCACCGTGACCAAGAACCGCGAGATCTACTTCGACGAGGATCCCGTGGACATGGACGGTCTGGCGGACCGGCTGTCCGCCTTCCTGGACCGGCGCGACGAACTGCCCGTTTACCTGCGCGCCGATGCCGAAGTGCCCTACGGCTTCGCCCTGCAGGTGATGGCGGCGATCGAACGTCTCGGCTTCTCCAACCTCAGCCTGGTTGCCGACCAGGAACTCGCGCAGGCGGCCCTGCCGTGACTCGCGCCTTCCCGGTCTCGCTGCTCTGCCACTTCCTGGTCCTGGCGACGATAGTCTGGTTCGGATCGCACGTCACACGTCAGGTGCTGCCGCGCCAGCACAACATCTCCGTCCGCCTGGCCAGGCTGCCGCAGCCCCGGCCCGAGGTCGCGCGCGACGAGCCAGTGCAGCCGCCGCTGCAGGAGGAGGATCAGATCCCCGAGCCGGTCGTCCAGCAGGAACGGAGAGAGACACCGGCCGTCGTGCCCGAGGAACCTGAGCGGCGGGTCGTGGCCGAGACCAAGGAGCCCGAGCCCGCGGCGCGGCGGAACGATCCCGCACCGGACGTGAGCGACGCCGCCGCGCCTGTGACGCAACCGGAAACCAGGGCGCCGCAACCCGTGGTGGGCACGGACGTGGCCATCCCGCCACGTTTCGCGTACTACATCGATCTGCTCGAGTCCCGCATCGCGCGCAACTGGCATCCCAAGCAGCTCGGTTTCCGGGAGGCCTCGGCCCGCGTCTGCAAGATCCATTTCCATGTGGAGCAGAACGGCTTGATCACCCGCGAGACCATCGTCCAGTCCTCGGGCGTCCCGCTGATGGACCGCGAATCCCTCAAGGCGGTCAGATCCGTCGGACATTTCATGCCCCTGCCGCGCGGTCTGGCCGACAACGCGCTGGGCGTGACCTATACCTTCACCCTCACTTCAGGGAATTGACTCCATGACCCGACACGACATGATGTCCCTGCAGATGATGCTGACCGCTGCGCTGGTCCTGGTCGCGGCGCCGGCCCGGGCGGGAGATCCGGAAATCAACCTCGGCACCACACGGGCCTCGATCGACCGGCTCGACATGCTGGTGCAGCCCCTGGAGGTGGTCTCGGGCGGGACCGAGGCCCAGGAGGCGGCCTGGCTGGTCGAGTCGGTCATCCGCATCGACCTGGACTACAGCGGTTTCTTCCGGGCCCTGTCGGTCGAGGACATGAGCGACACCACCCAGGTCCAGTACGCCGTGGAAGGACTGCTGGAGGGGCGGTTGCCGGGGACGGGCGTCACCGCGCAGGAGCGCGCCCCCCTGCTGACCCTGAAGCTCGTGGCGTATCCCGGGCGGCAGCTCCTGCTGAGCAAGCGCTACCGTCCGACCTGGGACCGACTGCGCGCCACCGCGCATCACTTCGTCAACG from bacterium includes these protein-coding regions:
- the lpxK gene encoding tetraacyldisaccharide 4'-kinase codes for the protein PVSREAPPARPRVVSVGALTAGGSGKTPVVLSLAEGLLARGYRTAIVSRGYGSGAAGPLIVDAADPSCGDEARMLAGSLSGCTVVQARDMAAGLRMLRQRRPDTEIVVLEDGHQCAGAGRHLDVLILDRWRTVGRGLVPETGLRLPWGPYREDATGAARAAVWLLSLREGEASPAQPEGGPDMLGFVRRASLPGGVATPAEMPYGVVSGIAAPERFEADCAFLCGGEPAVIARYDDHAAFSGGDVDDLLAVGAGAGARCWLTTAKDRVKLSPLWPLRAPQLHVVALELVWRSPSILVETVLSRLEA
- the nadB gene encoding L-aspartate oxidase, with the translated sequence MSWRWSWSGAARPSSSKRSCRDWRLDTVQRCEPVISRHLVIGSGIAGLQFALLAAEQGEVRVVTKKESFESNTNYAQGGIAAVLSPLDDFELHVQDTLVAGDGLCDEAVVRAMVNAAPRLIERLLEYGVRFTRTEGGASYALGREGGHSRNRIVHAADLTGRELEKCLLEACRNHPRIKLDENHVGLDLIMGSDLAGTGLPADRVAGCWVLDRQSLTSTPYLSDVITLATGGCGKVYAYTSNPDIATGDGMAMAYRAGAVLSNLEFVQFHPTCLYHPEAKSFLISEAVRGEGAHLVNSRGERFMSRYDPRQELAPRDVVARSIDQELKLTGEPCVYLDLRHLDRDFVNGRFPNLTRTCRRFGIDMAGEPVPVVPAAHYMCGGVRIDPDGRTSLTGLLAIGEVACSGVHGANRLASNSLLEAVYFAERASRAAVEIAADVTASSGARSVRVDGSLGVEKGPEAMVLEHDWDVVRRVMWDYVGIVRSRNRLDIALDRIRNIRATVEAVYRAALPSPDLVELRNIALNAELIVISALSRQESRGLHYTLDHPGKSDVAADTLVGAGTALQAMACDGTTPG
- a CDS encoding methyltransferase domain-containing protein, producing MSWHETAFGSHYAWLYAHRDAAEAAACIDALAGILPLAEGIVLDLGCGEGRHLAPLGQRCPRGAVGVDLSPALLRNARALTVGAPPLGLIRADMRSLPFGGGVFRTVVSLFTSFGYFGGLEDHRDLLAGIARVLAPGGRWCLDYLNCRQVRRDMAEPRTATVREAGPCRVTETKRLDPDGDRILKRVEIAPLPGRRDQAAALGIPETGLAYTEAVALFEPEELDALASSVGLERCGALGGYDGRAFAPDAAARWILVYGKDRLS
- the bshC gene encoding bacillithiol biosynthesis BshC — encoded protein: MTGRTYPVARGAPLAAVPDLPSLMIDWVTGAASLVGATAEWRTCLESPSPSTPAPAWSDTAWRDAWWDDFAADLPDDEAVSICRSNVAALAAGAADVIVTGQQPGFLGGPLYTLYKAAACIAAAEARSAAGRPTVPLFWSGDDDDDLREAFAPRLYDPRRRAILRPVAPIPAASLSVGALPASLAGAGEAAWLAERAAHEPLARRLAGIWQSAIAGRQTWGRLHRRALLLLFGRSGMLALSGGDARLHAAAAPLYARILQDEAGLAARAAQRGDRLVADGYHAQIAEGSLARPFSVAVDGQRRRLGDKNARPSDPASLRPGVLFRSPVQDWLFRPAGVVVGPGELSYLKQTEPVYEALEMPRPPLVPRLFCTLTQDAAAGSRSDAPVHGAASAAALTRVDGVAAESLTDVLRETFGLTAAEARDVAAPNLKRWSARNSALFDRLAGTGDGPDGRPAWVAPGARRQERVLAMHWATALWGETLTDAVLAAAQAHLASGAAGEWADWRIVVGAAGSERNET
- a CDS encoding PIG-L family deacetylase, which encodes MNDVAARCDLLCISPHSDDAEIALGGTVRRLADAGRAVWLCDLTRGELGSNGTPELRWREATAAAEILGVAGRLQYDLPDGFISEHDASQVAVVTDVIRRLRPRWVVAAPMPNRHPDHRAVPGLVRKGAFMARLAAWLPAGSGARVWPEGTPLPEPAGRWECEAVCTVCPPGDRPDAYFDVSGVWEAKIAALRCYASQFEPGAGARTTLINDPAFLQEVERWARGWGFRAGVELAEALRVEAAPVYRDLPTERWS
- the bshA gene encoding N-acetyl-alpha-D-glucosaminyl L-malate synthase BshA, with amino-acid sequence MPVIGITCYPSAGGSGIVASELGLNLARRGYEVHFITDAMPVRLQRYERNIFFHQVEAVSYPVFRHTPYTLALATKMCEVARHHGLDILHVHYAIPHAASAYLARCMLGRENIAIITTLHGTDITLVGQEPSYFEMTRFLIAESDAVTAVSTSLREETARIFGCAREIEVIPNFVDPRRFRPRLDLDRGAYASRDEKLILHASNFRPVKNIPNVLRVFAGITAKVPSRLLLLGEGPERGPAERLAVELGVRDRVTFLGQLENLEDLLAVADLTLLPSRHESFGLVALESMACGTPVIATNVGGTSEFIEDGHNSFLCDPDEIDLWVATATRLLRDDALYRQIADDGLRDAVARFGTPCVIKLYVQLYDRLLAQRGA
- a CDS encoding MotA/TolQ/ExbB proton channel family protein, translated to MVHTAFLAALGASEMMGLLRDTTLLGKTILLILFLLSVMSWAVMIDKARTLSAIRKGHAKFWRLCETWLERGGGSADLDGWCRGREDLPLANLWLEGRSQQSPAAVRRAAERVAYAEIEALERYLIVLSTTVTIAPFLGLMGTVWGIMQAFWDMAAMRSANLTVVAPGIAEALITTIAGLSAAIPAVVFYNLFVRKIDLIGNELERLRTLLEEAAPQTARNTERDHAPRRPETHEKERIR
- a CDS encoding biopolymer transporter ExbD, with the translated sequence MKRRSAYRSLSEINITSLVDVTLCLLIIFMLTAPYIQGGVEVNLPRTETREVVVEEGPIVTVTKNREIYFDEDPVDMDGLADRLSAFLDRRDELPVYLRADAEVPYGFALQVMAAIERLGFSNLSLVADQELAQAALP
- a CDS encoding TonB family protein, with amino-acid sequence MTRAFPVSLLCHFLVLATIVWFGSHVTRQVLPRQHNISVRLARLPQPRPEVARDEPVQPPLQEEDQIPEPVVQQERRETPAVVPEEPERRVVAETKEPEPAARRNDPAPDVSDAAAPVTQPETRAPQPVVGTDVAIPPRFAYYIDLLESRIARNWHPKQLGFREASARVCKIHFHVEQNGLITRETIVQSSGVPLMDRESLKAVRSVGHFMPLPRGLADNALGVTYTFTLTSGN